In Etheostoma cragini isolate CJK2018 chromosome 9, CSU_Ecrag_1.0, whole genome shotgun sequence, the following are encoded in one genomic region:
- the dda1 gene encoding DET1- and DDB1-associated protein 1, whose amino-acid sequence MEKADFLKGLPVYNKSNFSRFHADSVCKASNRRPSVYLPTREYPSEQIIVTEKTNILLRYLHQQWDKKNAAKKREQEQGEGDSPAPPRKIARTDSQEMNEDS is encoded by the exons ATGGAGAAG GCTGATTTCTTGAAAGGACTACCCGTCTACAATAAGAGCAACTTCAGCAGGTTTCATGCAGACTCCGTTTGTAAAGCATCT AATCGGAGGCCCTCTGTGTACCTTCCAACACGAGAATACCCCTCCGAACAGA TTATTGTAACGGAGAAAACCAACATTCTGTTGCGTTACCTCCATCAGCAGTGGGACAAAAAG AATGCAGCAAAGAAAAGGGAACAGGAACAAGGTGAGGGTGACAGTCCGGCACCCCCAAGGAAGATTGCAAGGACAGATAGCCAAGAGATGAATGAGGACTCATAA